The DNA window TCGCCACATAGACATATTTGCTGGTGTTATCCAGCACAACCGAGTACGGCTGTGTGCCGGCGGTATAGCTCTGCGAGGTGGTCGGTGTGAGGATTCCAGCGGACGTGATCGTGTTCACCACCAGTCCAGGATTGGTGCCGCTGCGTGCTTCGTACAGGTAGCTGCCGGTACTGTCGATGGCGATGGCGTTATCACTGGTGAGGTTGGGTGGCTTGGTCTGTGTCAGGTACTGCAGCGCGCCGGTCGACGTATTGAAGCTGAAGAACAACTCGCCTGCCGTTCCCATCGCTGCAATAACAAATCCCCCCGACGGCGCAATGCGAAGCTGCTTGGGCACTACCGTTCCCGTTACCGTAAAGCCGAGTCCGCCGTTCGGCCCAATGGTTAGCGTGCCATCGCTGTTAATGCTGAACAGATCCAGTGCATTGCCACTGCCATCCAGCACGATGAGCCACTTGCCATCCGGCGAGGTCTGCATATCTGCGCAGTTTGCGTTGACGAGAGCGTTGCCACTGTTCATTGAACTCAGCGTGCCGTCGCTGCCAATCGTAAAGCCGAAGATCTGCGACACAGTTCCTATCCACAGATATTTGTTGTCGCGGCTGACAGTGAGCGCCGTGGGCGTAAAGCTGAAGTTCAGAGGAGAGCCACTCAATGTGGACAGCGTTCCGGTGGAAGAAATGCCCAATCCCGATACCGAATTCGCGCCCTGATTCGCTACGAAAAGATAATTCCCGGATGTCGTGCCGCCGCCGCTATTGCCACCGCCCGAATTGCCATTCTCCGGCGTGAAGAACTTGCCGGTGCCGCAACCACTCAAGAGCAACAGGCCAGACAACAAGGGGACAGCGCGACGAAACGGAAGCATGAAAAAAACCACTCCTGACAGCAGGGAAAGTCAATCCATTGGACGCAACGGAGAAGGAATCGCGCAGGAAAATCTTTAATTTGGCCGAGCCTGACAGTCAGGGCAGACGCCGATCACGTCGATGGAAACGCGTTCCACCAGGAAGCCGCCGGGCATCGCCGTCTGCAAAAGAGGTGCACCAAACTCGCCGTCCGGCAGGTCCGTTACTTTGCGGCATACGGAGCACACCATGTGATGGTGCGGTACATCGTTCATTTCCACACGCAGGGTGCCGTGGTGTATGGAAAGCTCGCGAAAGACGCCGCTTTCCACGAAAAGATGAATGTTCTTGTACACCGTTGCCAGTGAAATGGAGGGAATGCGCTGCTTCACCGCCTCAAAGACCTCTTCCGGCGATGGGTGGCCATACATACTCTGCATCGTCTCGTACAGCACCTGCCGCTGATGCGTCACCGCAATCCCGTGGCGGGCGCAGAGTTCGCGGAAGGATCGGAGAGTCTCAGGCATATCACCATTTAGTAGAAATCCCCCAACTGGCAGTGTCAAGACAGATACCCGGCCACCACCCGTATGAATTTCCCCCA is part of the Terriglobus sp. RCC_193 genome and encodes:
- a CDS encoding lactonase family protein → MLPFRRAVPLLSGLLLLSGCGTGKFFTPENGNSGGGNSGGGTTSGNYLFVANQGANSVSGLGISSTGTLSTLSGSPLNFSFTPTALTVSRDNKYLWIGTVSQIFGFTIGSDGTLSSMNSGNALVNANCADMQTSPDGKWLIVLDGSGNALDLFSINSDGTLTIGPNGGLGFTVTGTVVPKQLRIAPSGGFVIAAMGTAGELFFSFNTSTGALQYLTQTKPPNLTSDNAIAIDSTGSYLYEARSGTNPGLVVNTITSAGILTPTTSQSYTAGTQPYSVVLDNTSKYVYVANRGDNTISGWSIDANAKLTAISGSPFASGVAVTSLGADSTGKYIAAAAYSGSPDVTLYSFDSTTAGKLNSVATSSTGTNASIVALSH
- a CDS encoding Fur family transcriptional regulator, whose amino-acid sequence is MPETLRSFRELCARHGIAVTHQRQVLYETMQSMYGHPSPEEVFEAVKQRIPSISLATVYKNIHLFVESGVFRELSIHHGTLRVEMNDVPHHHMVCSVCRKVTDLPDGEFGAPLLQTAMPGGFLVERVSIDVIGVCPDCQARPN